AACCAACTCCAGATGTACAGCAAAGTTAGCCCCTCTAAAAACATTATTGGCAACGGAGAAATCCAAAGTTGCAGAACGATAGAGGACATATGGAAGAAGGCTTTCATCATAGTTACTATATATAAAATGTTTTTTTGGCTCAAATAATGCTGGCCTGACACCTTAATATTCAACCGTATTTTATGCACAAAATTATTTTCTGCAGGTTGCATTATTCCTCTTACAATACATAAAACATGCATCTTGTAAGTACTTTTTTTTCACCATTTAGCCTAAATATAACATGTCCACTCACGAGCAAGATGTTAATTCCTTAAAAGGttatgaaaatacatgtcaaattttaaaattcatATAAAATGAGATACATAGGACAGGGTAGCTCGCCTGTGTATTAGAAGATGATTATAGGCAAAATTGAATCCGAAAATCTttgcaaaaaggaaaaaaaaaataaaacaatagaAAAGATTACTTCCTTTTAGCATTTTTTTGGTAGAACAGAAACATCGTACCATTCTGATACGAATACATcctacaaaattaaaaaataaaacattataaatactaatattaatgttgaaaaaaaaaacttgttaagATAATAAAGCTCAAACATCTATAACGGCTTGAAAGAAGCCAAACTAATAAGAAAAACTTTAATTTTAGAATTGTCACCAACTCTGCTTATCTCTGTCTACAGGGTAACAAAAACAACTCTAAATAAAGTTACCCGGGGAACATTAGTACCTCTTATTCCataaaaagccaaaaaaaaaattgtaattcTATACATACAACAgtaaacatacatacatacgtacatactTGTTAAATTAATACTCACTGCCGGAATTAAAACCCCCGGCGAGCTAATTCGAATCGGTTTCGTCCCACGAGTCAATCGAAGAAACCCGGTCCGACGACCAACCCGACGAACACGAAACAGGAGTCTGCGGTTCACTAACCGACCCACACTTCAGACCCGGTCCGAGCTTCTCCCTCCAGAACTCCCAGTTTCCTTCCCCCTCGCGCCCGATCTCGACCTCGACCAACACCAACTCGCGGTTCAGCCGGTACACTTCGACCCAAACCACCATATTCCCGGTCCGATCCTCAACCGCCGccccgccaccgccgccgcccgGCTTCCCCTTCCTCCGCCGCACCACCAGCTCCTCCGCCCTGCCCACCTCCTCGACGCGGCCCAGAATCACCTCCGGCGGCTGGCCCGACACGAACCGCTCCCGATCCGCCGCCGCATCGAAGAGCCCGGAGAGGTCGAACCCGGTCGAAAAGGATATAATATCGAACGCGTTAAGCTCCCGCTCCTCCTCGCCGCCCTCCTCCGTCCACGCGGCCGGCAGCTGGCCCCTCTTTGAGATTCGCGCGTCGATGTCCTCGCGGAACCGCGTCATGGCCAAGAACCGGTCCTCCTCGAGCCCCGTCCGGAACCAGGGGTCGGCCACGATGCCCTCGACGGTGAGCCGGGTCTCGGGGTTCGTGTCCAGGAGGCGGCCGAGGAGTCGCCGGAGCTCCGGCGAGATCCACCGGGGGCATCGGAAATCGCCGCGGTAGATCTTGCGGTAGAGGTTCATCAAATTGGGATCGTTGAAGGGGAGATAGCCAGCGGCGAGgacgaagaggatgacgccGCAGGACCAAATATCGACCTTGGCGCCGTCGTAGCCCCTCTTGGAGAGGATCTCCGGCGCGACGTATGCCGGCGTGCCGCAGAGGGTCTGGAAGAGGCGGTCGCCGTTGGCGGTGGAGACGACGGCGCTGAGGCCGAAATCGGAGACCTTAAGGTCGCCCTGGTCGTCGAGAAGGAGGTTCTCCGGCTTAAGGTCGCGGTGGAAGACGCCGCGGGCGTGGCAGAAGGCGACGGCGGAGACGAGCTGTTGGAAGaggcggcgggcggcgtcctcggGGAGACGGCCGTGCGCGGAGATGCGGGCGAAGAGCTCGCCTCCCTTGGCTAACTCGAGGACGAAGTAGATCTTGGTGCGGGAGGCGAGGACCTCGTAGAGCCGGACGATGTGCGGGTGACGGAGGCGGCGCATGGCGGCAATCTCACGGCGGACGTTGCCGGCGAGGCCGCCGCGGAGGACTTTATGCTTGCTGATGCACTTGATGGCTACGCTCTGGCCGGTGCCGGCAGTGCGGGCGTGGTAGACCCTGGCGAAGGCGCCACAGCCGAGAAGGCGGCCCACCTCGTACTTCCCGAAGAGGACCTTCGCAGCCGACGGAGGCGCTTCGCCGCCGCCGTCCGGCGGGACGCAGCCGCCGGAAACCGGCATCGGTGTGGCTGATTTCTGaaccttttcttctctctttcttcttctcttcgccGATTTCTGCTTCCAGTTCCTATTCTAAAGGAAAAGCGTCGATTgttttggaaaagaaaaagttcaCTCCCTTTGGGTGCTGACGAATAGGAATTTTTTGCCAATTTAGGAGGGAAGTCCAACTGGATTTAGGTGGGAAGGGGCCGTGGAGATTTAAATATATGCGGGGGCACCGGTGTGTTGTTACCTACGGATTTTCTATCTTAAATGGTATCCATGGAATGAGACGGGAAAAATTGTGGGCTCGTCTTTCGAGCaaatggataaggatgcaagGAGCGCGGCAAACGGACGGACGAGTGAAGGGGTTGGAAAAACAATATATCTGGCCCACCCACGTGGCTTACCGGTGGCAAAGTTACAACGGTTGCGAGGCCTTAATTGGGTGTGCGTGGTTGAGAATTGAAAGAGACACaggcaggaaaaaaaaaaaaaagagaaactgaTCAGATCTGATTTTTTGAAGTTGAAAATTGAGATCAAGCTTAATTTATTCATCATTGCTTTAAGCTTGAAGAGAGCCAAATACGAGCTAAATGTAtcaatttgaaaatcataaattGAAATAGAAATCAATTTAAGCTTAATGTAATCAAAACTTATTGTCCAACCATCATTTGCAATTTGGTGGAAAATGATGGACAAAGATTGTTTTATTTAGCATGCATATCTATATCTGCAGATCAAGTTCATAGGCTGtgagagagagattgagagaGGCAAAAGAAAATTATCGAAGATCATTTTTATCTTTGAAGTTAATCTTAAATTTTTGTTATCTCCCCAAGTATCAATACAAATTGAGGTATATATTTAAGTGGGGATAGCAGAGGATGGGGTTGGATTAAATTTGGGTCGGGTCAATAGGTCATGCAAGGATACCAATATAATAAATCTTGACTCATACTGGACTTGGCCTGATATTGGGTCGAGACCACTTGATCCATACTCGCTTACATATTATTTTGGGTCATCCATTTAACTCTAACCTAATTTATCATCAATTCCAATATTAACAGTATGCTAACCTATCAAGTCCAATATTTACAATTTTATCGattaatttcaaaattaaaaaatagtattaaaaaagattaattactcaaaagttttttttatcTAGGACTATGACTCTATCAATTCTAAGCTATTTCAATCCAAATAGAATTCTATTCTCATGACTCAAGTTGAGTATAAACTTTGACGCATATTTAACCCATTTGAAATTAAGATAAAATTTTTTGACCCTAATTGGATCCTAACTAAAAACTCTTGACACAAACTCGATCTAAACAAGATCAAGTCGAGTTGGGTTTTTTAAGTCAAATTAATTTTTGCCACCTCTATATTTAGGATAATTTTACTACATCTAATGCTTGAAGGTTGATTCTGATCAAGAATGCATTTCATAGAACTTTCACTTGTTACAAGTTCGTTTATGTTAGTAAAACCTTATTTTAGGTGGTCCAGCAAAAAAAACCTTATTTTAGGTAGAAAATTAAGGGAGAACATTTACCAaaaaatccatttaatctttatTAAATTGCAATTAACTGTAACATAGTTTCTATTGCTCAAAATATTCTAGTTGTTTATTTTGTTCCTAGGTGTTTTAGATATTTTACTTTACAATATGTTTCACGGGCGTATAGTCGAAGGTGATGTATTCTAGTATTTAGATGGTTTAGATTTATACAAAAGCATAGATTACATAAAACATCATAATTATGCAAGGTTATAGTCTGAAAGTCTTATTGGCCATTATAATGTTTAGCAAATCAATATGATGTTTAGACAATCAAATATTACTTTATGAACCGTCCTTTTAGGATAGATCAGATAAGTGAGGTTTTATCCATTTAAGTCAGAGGTTATCCCACCAAACACCCAAAGAGAATATAATAGTCTGATTCAAATAAGGCCAAATattcaaataattctatttcccCAAAATGATGGAATGGAATTATTTTATGGAATAGGAGAACCCATCTCTCTCAATTACAATTTTGTCCATTTCCGCTCTTTAAACATAGTGGGAAGAGAGAGTGCAATTCTATAGCTGTGATAAAACTCAAataattgcaaaaattaatgCACTCACCTATTTCTCCACCTCTACTTCTGGATAATACCATAAAGTCATTTATTCGATGGAAGAGACTATCCTGTCTATAGTAGGAGGATAACACTCCAAAAACCATCCCCTTTACGAAATGCAACTTTGATATATTATCCTGATCATATTAGTCATTTAATGACATAGAATGGTTGGTAACAATAATGTTCGAACGCACCATTagctaaataatatatttttttgtataaACAAATATTTTTGTTAACCCATAGTGACAAATCCAAATGCAACTGTCGTGCTTATCTAAGTAATTCTACGTGACAGCCAACCTAAACCGGCCGCGGAAATGAAGCTGCCGCTactatgggctcgtttggttcgcaggaaaaggaggggggaaagtgtggtcaacgggaaagtaatgaaatgcctcttgtttggttgaagttttcaaaggagagagatgggaaaattgtattcccatgggaatatgattcccacatttcatgggaaagtctttctcatgagaaacatgggaaagttactttcccatgaggtgggaatcactccttttttattttttcccaaaaagacccttcagcattaaataagcattaaagacctaatttttattaagggcataatagaaattatacataactttcctaggaaagtggatggtcaaccaaacataagcactttggaaatttgtcactttcccatggttaaccaaacatgccaaaagtactttcctaggtatcctcttcctagaaatctgattcccaggaatcatattcctaggaggaaaaatacttcccgcgaaccaaacgagctctaTGATTCCATTTGTGCAGGCTGGGGGAGGCAGACATGGGAAGTCGCAGTACACCACCGAACCCCCATCCCCCCcgcaaaaccaaaaaaaaggccACGTGCGAGCAAACGAGGTCGTCATTAACGACATCAACGGTCGATAAGCTCACCTCATTATCTGATAACAAGCGTACCGCACCGTCCGGCTCGTGTACCATACTTTTGATCCACGGTAGCTGAAGCCTTCAATCTCGGTGGCCTCCCAACATCCGCCGGCACTTGCTTTGTTCCGTGCTGGTATCCTGTTCCCATGATTGAGCTCGTCGGGTCCCCATGATTGGTGGTCCCTGAAACGAGCAAAATTCGAGGTGGATGGTCGTGATTATACTAGTTGGGCGGATGTCAATTCTTGATCGCGAGGGTCAACGTGTCCACGGATGGCGGAGGAGGAACGGTTGCAGATGGGCAAACGGAGTTGGAGATCAGATGGCCCCTACCATGTGATCAAAGGCATCAGTCTGAGGTCCTTGGCTTCAAGCGGTTGGCCTTTCTCAAAGATTTATGCAATGGTGTCTTATCCGGAAGGGCAATACAAGCCAGGGCGCCAAGGTTCCTGCCCCGAAAAAGAATCATGTTCATCCTGTCTATGGTGTCAGGCAATAACTAAAACACACaactagaaaaaaataaaatatgagcaattctaatttctaaaaaataaattatatatatatatatatatataatatttataagttGGTGTGTGTAGAcatgtatatattttaatatcaaTCTCAAAATTCTACTTTTTCTACGTCACCAAAGCTGGCATGCTATGTTGCAGCCGGAGGGAGACATATTTTTAATAAGTTCGAAGTAAAGTTAAAGGCGGCATAGGAAAACATCACCTACACGAAGCTGGTTTTAGGTGCGGACAACATTTACCTGGAAAGAGATTCGGTTATAATGATCGAGTGGATTTGAGGCCAGCATAACTGTGATGACCGGCACCTACTACTTTGGGACATATGCGAGCTCCCAAGAGAGTTTGGTTTCTTCCGAACCTCTCATGTCTGAGTCACCTCCTATATTGTGCATCATTTAGGAGAGATTCTCTGAGAGAATCATAAGTCTGCTTATTTTTCTCTccatcatatatttttttctgacTTCATTGGTTGCACTCACGCCCGACTAATGTGAGTCTCACTGTATGGCATGCTATGTTTATCTAGTCCATGCATCTGGCCTACATCTATTTATCCTTTGTCTAAACTGGCATAAATAGTTTATTGTAAATCTTCTACCTAGTCTAACCGCAAATCAACATTATTAGATCAAGTACAACGACGACACTAAATTCGAGACTACGACCGCTATTCCTAAATATTCCTCGTTAAGACAGGCCAGGCTCCACGGAGGGATGGCTCTTTGACGGCTCAAAAGCTATGGCCTATGAACAGCCTCCAGAAGGCGGGCGACGGAGACGGGAGGGGCAACGGTTGTGACCACACGAACCGACGGTTGAGGGGAATAGCGTGCCCCGCGGGATTAAATTAGTGTGATGGCTTGCCCTTGTCCATCAACAAAATGTTTTGGTCGATGCCCAGTTTTCATTTGCTAAGACGCTAACACGGAGATGTCACATTTGTTCTTGGGTCTTTGATGGAAGCCCTCCGTGTCTACATATGAAACTTTTCTAGGTGTTGGAATCATAAATTATGTTGGCCAAAAAAAATCTTAGAATGGATAATCTTTTGAATTTATTAAggaaaagatatatatatatatatatatttattttgtttggaaTTGGTCTTGGAAGGGATTTTTTTGTACTTCTTTTCAAATCAGCTCTTCCTCTACTTGAGCTAATATCTGATTGTACATTCCTTGCCTTGTTCTCTTAACAATAGCTTTGGGTGGCTTTTGGCCTCCCCTtacattaattatatatatatatatatatatatatatatatatatatatatatatatatatatatatatatatatatatatatatatatatatgacataGACCTGCTGCCATATATTCAATCTCAGTCCTAAATTTGATCCATCTTTCATCTAGAACCTTAAATTGTAAAAGAAACATGACGACTAGTTTGATAACAAAGAAAGTCTTTGCTTAATCctttcaaaaaaacaaaaataaataaataaaaggaaatCTTTGTttaataagagagagagagggactcTCTTATGAGCTCAAGTTTTattttgtctctctctctctctcccagaAGAAAAGTTTATCACCAAAAAAAGCCATGAGACAAATTAATGCATATTATTCTCCTTCTAATGCTTGGTAGCCTATGTTAGCAGGTTGTATCTTCCATACCTTCATACGAAAACACCATTGGATCATCCACCACATAAATCTCAAAGCATTCTAAACTCTGTCATCCATTTTGGCATACATCTCAAAGTGAATAGCTGATGATCTAATTGTGGATTTATGAGAAGAAAGATAAATCTTTCTTTTGTGTGAAAGATAGATCCAGTTCTATAATTTTACAAGTCAGGACTTGTGGTTGAGATGATGATGCCTATATTAGATGTGGAACGATAAATGTCGCGTCCTTGCATGCTACTTTTTGACCACATACTTTTTGATTATGAAAATGACATAGATAAGCATCATGGATCATGCCCACGATTCGGACACATATCATAAGTAGAGAAGGATGATAATATGGTTCTATGGCCACTGTGCAACTAACACACTCCCAATCATGACTCTTCTAAAGGCTACAGTACAAACATTCTAGGCGGACCGCAAAAGAAAATGATGGTAATCTTTGGAGTTATTATATTTGAGAATTAAATTGGACGAATAATTTAAGCAGTACCATGAAGTTTTGGATCTAGATTCTCCTCTTGTATGGAGGAGGGATGCAGTTGCCCGTTGTTCTTTACAACCATAGATATGCCTTTTGAGtccaattatcaaaatattcaaCTAGGAAGGCAATTAGATAGAGTTCATCACGTTGACAGCATGCAATTGGGAATCAAAGACGGGTTACGTTAATAGGAAGTTTATAAAGGCATATgcatggtaaaaaaaaaaatttcccacCTCATTAGTATGTTATTATAGTTACAAGGCTAACAAGATCATTGGTTACATACCATACAATATTTTACATTAGTTGAAAATCTACAATTAGAAGTATTAGGAATGGTTAATCCGAAATGGAAGTGGGCAAAGTGGCATTATAGCTAGAAAGCAGGTTGGAGGGAGCACACTGGGTTGCTTTAACCTCTGACATTTCGGTCATTTCTAAAAGGAAGGGGAACAATTGAAGTTGGAAGTATGCAAATACTCTACGAGGGTAtcttttaaataatttatttatggAAGCTCCAAAGTGCTTGCTATGCATCCTAATgtttaagttcttcaaattattttttatattttcttccaaTCATCCACCAAGAAGGAAACTTGTCTAGAATTTTTATGTTTTAGGATAACATTTCCCTTCAACTATTACACATACTTCTTTCTTAGTAAATCCGATGATTTAAATTACTTCAGAGaaggaatccaaaaaaaaaaaaagcgaagATGTCCAAAGAGtcaatcctatgtgatttgccACATATGATGCCACTCAATTGGCAGTACTGTCCGTTTTCTTACAAATATGCGAGATCTCAAAGGATAGTAACGACCGCAATAATATCCGACAATTCTAAAGAAGATGATGAAGCTGACTCTTCTCGGCCGGCAAATTCAAAAACCATCAGATGACCGTCATAGAATTATCTTCCAGATAGATCTGTAAAAATTGTAATGTATATACAACATAATTAAGTCTCTTCCTGTTGATCTATCAAGATgctttgtaaaatatttaaatcacataaaaagaaaatctaacaattataataaaatagtgGTAAGAAAATATCTGGCCTGTGAGGTGTGAGAGGCACGCCAAAAGACGCACTGTCCTAAAACCGT
The Phoenix dactylifera cultivar Barhee BC4 chromosome 3, palm_55x_up_171113_PBpolish2nd_filt_p, whole genome shotgun sequence DNA segment above includes these coding regions:
- the LOC103721952 gene encoding CBL-interacting serine/threonine-protein kinase 14, translated to MPVSGGCVPPDGGGEAPPSAAKVLFGKYEVGRLLGCGAFARVYHARTAGTGQSVAIKCISKHKVLRGGLAGNVRREIAAMRRLRHPHIVRLYEVLASRTKIYFVLELAKGGELFARISAHGRLPEDAARRLFQQLVSAVAFCHARGVFHRDLKPENLLLDDQGDLKVSDFGLSAVVSTANGDRLFQTLCGTPAYVAPEILSKRGYDGAKVDIWSCGVILFVLAAGYLPFNDPNLMNLYRKIYRGDFRCPRWISPELRRLLGRLLDTNPETRLTVEGIVADPWFRTGLEEDRFLAMTRFREDIDARISKRGQLPAAWTEEGGEEERELNAFDIISFSTGFDLSGLFDAAADRERFVSGQPPEVILGRVEEVGRAEELVVRRRKGKPGGGGGGAAVEDRTGNMVVWVEVYRLNRELVLVEVEIGREGEGNWEFWREKLGPGLKCGSVSEPQTPVSCSSGWSSDRVSSIDSWDETDSN